The sequence below is a genomic window from uncultured Stenotrophomonas sp..
CGACAACGCCAATGCCACCGTCGCACAGCTGACTTCCATCGTCGGCCGCATCCAGGGCGCCGCGTCCAGCATCAACCTCGCCGCTTCGGAAATCGCGCAGGGCAACAACGACCTGTCGCGCCGCACCGAGCAGCAGGCGGCAAATCTGGAAGAAACCGCTGCGTCGATGGAGGAACTGACCTCCACCGTGCGCCAGAACGCCGAGCACGCACGGCAGGCCAACCAGCTGGCGCAGGGCGCGCACGGCGTGGCCTCGCAGGGTGGCGAGATCGTCGGCAAGGTCATCACCACTATGTCGGCCATCGAGGCCTCCTCGAAGAAGATCGCCGACATCATCAGCGTCATCGACGGCATCGCCTTCCAGACCAACATCCTCGCGTTGAACGCCGCGGTGGAAGCCGCACGCGCCGGCGAGCAGGGCCGCGGCTTCGCCGTGGTCGCCTCGGAAGTACGCACGCTGGCCCAGCGCAGCGCTGGCGCAGCCAAGGAAATCAAGGGCCTGATCGAGGATTCGGTCGGCAAGGTCGCCGACGGCTCGCAACTGGTACATCAGGCCGGCAGTACGATGGGCGAGATCGTCACCTCGGTGCAGCGCGTGACCGACATCATGGCCGAGATTTCCGCCGCCTCGCAGGAACAGAGCGCCGGCATCGAGCAGGTCAACCAGACCGTCACCCAGATGGACGAAACCACCCAGCAGAATGCCGCGCTGGTCGAGGAAGCCACTGCCGCCGCACGCGCGATGGAAGAACAGGCCATCGCCCTCGCCGAGGCCGTGGCCGTGTTCAAGCTGGAAGCCACCCGTTCTCCGGCACGCAGCCTGCCGACGGCACGTTGAGGCCACCATGTCCCTGCCCGCCCCCGTCTCCCGCGACTTCGAGTTCAACGACCGCGACTTCCGCCGCGTCTGCGAACTGATCCACCAGCGTGCCGGCATCGCCCTGGCGCCGGCCAAGCGCGACATGGTCTACGGCCGGTTGTCGCGGCGGCTGCGGGCACTGGGCATGCACACCTTCCAGCAATATCTGGACAAGCTGGAGCGCGACGGCGGCAGCGAGTGGGAGGCATTCACCAACGCGCTGACCACCAACCTGACCTCGTTCTTCCGCGAACCGCACCACTTCGAGAAGCTGCGCGAGGAACTGCAGGCACGCGCCAACCGTGCGCCACTGCAGATATGGTCGTGCGCGGCCTCCACCGGCGAGGAGCCGTACTCGCTGGCGATCACTGCCTGCGAGACCTTCGGCACCCTGGCCCCGCCGGTGCGCATCATGGCCACCGACGTGGATACCCAGGTGCTGGCCACCGGCGCGCAGGGCGTGTACGCGCTGGACCGCATCTCCGGCCTCGACCCGGCGATCAAGCGCCGCTACTTCCAGCGCGGCACCGGCCCCAACGCCGGCAAGTGCCGGGTGGTGCCGGCATTACGCCGGCTCATCGAATTCCGCCAGCTGAACCTGCTTGCGCCGCGTTACGATGTCGGTGGCCCCTACGATGCGCTGTTCTGCCGCAACGTGATGATCTATTTCGACAAGCCCACCCAACGCGCGATCCTGTCGCGGCTGGTGCAGCACATGGGCGACGACGGCCTGCTCTACACCGGCCATTCGGAAAACTATCTGCACGCGGCCGACCTGATCCAACCCTGCGGGCGCACCCTGTACCGCCGCGCCAAGGGAGCCGGCGCATGAACATGCCCGCCGCCCCCGACCAGGTGATGCGCTACCGCGATGCGCGCTTCAACACCATCACCGCCAAGCTGCTGCCCACCCAGTACCTGGTGGTCGACGACGACACCGCGCTGACCACCACCCTCGGCTCCTGCGTGGCCGCCTGCATCCGCGATCCGGTACTGAAGATCGGCGGCATGAACCACTTCATGCTGCCCGACGGCAACGTCGGCGACGGCGCCCCCGCACGCTACGGCAGCTACGCGATGGAACTGCTGATCAACGACCTGCTCAAGCGCGGCGCCCACCGCAAGCGGCTGGAGGCCAAGGTGTTCGGCGGCGGCAACGTGCTCAAGGGCTTCACCAGCAACCCGGTGGGCACCCGCAACGCCGAGTTCGTGCGCGAGTACCTGCGCGCCGAGCACATCCCCATCGTCGCCGAGGACCTGCTCGGCATCCATCCGCGCAAGGTCTGGTTCTTTCCGCAGACCGGCAAGGTGATGGTGCAGCGCCTGCCGCACGCGCACGAGGCCGAAGTGGCCGCCGCCGAATCGGCCGTGCGTGCCCGCCTGTCCAAAGCCCCGGTCACCGGCGGCGTGGAGTTGTTCGAATGAGCCCACAACAGCCCTGCCGCGTTTTGATCGTGGACGACTCGGCGCTGGTCCGGCAGATCCTGAGCGACCTGCTGGCCCGCGACCCCGGCATCGAGGTCGTCGGCACCGCCTCGGACCCGTTGATCGCCCGCGACAAGATCAAGCGGCTGAACCCGGACGTGCTGACCCTGGACGTGGAAATGCCACGCATGGACGGGCTGGCCTTCCTGGAAAGCCTGATGCGCCTGCACCCGCTGCCGGTGGTGATGGTGTCCTCGCTGACCGAGCGCGGCGCCGACACCACCCTGCAGGCGCTGGCGCTGGGCGCGGTGGACTTCGTCGCCAAGCCCAAGCTCGACGTCGCCCGCGGACTGGAGGGCTACGCCGAGGAAATCTGCGCCAAGGTGAAGGCCGCCGCGCGCTCGCGGGTGCGGGCGCTGGCCGTGCCCTCGCAACCCAAGCGCACCCTGGACACGTTGCCGGCCAGCAGCAGCGCCCCGTCGCTCAAGTTCCGCACCACC
It includes:
- the cheR gene encoding chemotaxis regulator, protein-glutamate methyltransferase (Evidence 2a : Function of homologous gene experimentally demonstrated in an other organism; PubMedId : 12101179, 3510184; Product type r : regulator), which gives rise to MSLPAPVSRDFEFNDRDFRRVCELIHQRAGIALAPAKRDMVYGRLSRRLRALGMHTFQQYLDKLERDGGSEWEAFTNALTTNLTSFFREPHHFEKLREELQARANRAPLQIWSCAASTGEEPYSLAITACETFGTLAPPVRIMATDVDTQVLATGAQGVYALDRISGLDPAIKRRYFQRGTGPNAGKCRVVPALRRLIEFRQLNLLAPRYDVGGPYDALFCRNVMIYFDKPTQRAILSRLVQHMGDDGLLYTGHSENYLHAADLIQPCGRTLYRRAKGAGA
- the cheD gene encoding putative chemoreceptor glutamine deamidase CheD (Evidence 3 : Function proposed based on presence of conserved amino acid motif, structural feature or limited homology), producing MNMPAAPDQVMRYRDARFNTITAKLLPTQYLVVDDDTALTTTLGSCVAACIRDPVLKIGGMNHFMLPDGNVGDGAPARYGSYAMELLINDLLKRGAHRKRLEAKVFGGGNVLKGFTSNPVGTRNAEFVREYLRAEHIPIVAEDLLGIHPRKVWFFPQTGKVMVQRLPHAHEAEVAAAESAVRARLSKAPVTGGVELFE